ggaactttggcacttAAATGATAGTAATtatgaaagatatctacttgatttgactcatttggacggctgaagctccatattagcttcagataaacttttaaatacatgtttgcagaggaggaggactgtggatttttgtcCCCGTCACTCACATCGTAGGTGCATTATGAGGGGATCTACTAATTGTTAATATGAACAccaggaatgattacagcaagaaaaacctgttgcAATGTtcagacttggaaaaactgtgaacccgtcctttaatgtcACTCACCAGGAGTAGAGTCCACGTTTTCCCAAGCTGCAGCTCCACCAAGAACATCATCCACTTCTTTTAACTTGGGATACTTCCTGTTATttacctgtaaaaaaaaaaaagaagaaaaaaaagatttacactAACCGATTTATGATAAGACTTTGATGTGCACCGTATATTTAATGTGGCATAACGTGACTCACCTTTCTCGTGATGTTATGTACATACGGACAGGTGTTGCAGGCGAATCTCATACACTTTTGTCCTTCTTCCACAATTAAAACGTTTCCGCAGGTTGgacaaaaaagcaacatgttAGCTGAGAAATATTTATACTTAGAGCTACAAAACTGAAAGAACAAACACTGTGTTTGCTCACTATTTCTACTATCCTCTGATGTAAACACTTGAACGCATGTGTGGGGCAGCGGAAGATGAAAGCGAGTGCTACCCTTTTTACAGCTCGGTGGGAAACAAAATATAAGAAGTTGTTTATATTAATTCAACGTCCACACATCAAAATAGTAATACAGTTGAATAATGTTGAATAAAGCAAATGTTTGAGTGTTCAAGCAAATATTAAAACGGCGTTTGAATGTTCCTCCACTACGGGGAACCATTTAGACTGTTGCTTTCCGGTATGCATTTTtctttcctaggatggcgaagtcataacccgccctactctgcctttGATTGGCGTATcttgatattcttaccctaattCTAACCAATCGTACTCCTTATGCCTAAATATAACCAATCAAAGTCAACGAAGGTAACGAGtattagccaatcagaggcagagtagggcgggtcacGACTTAGCCATCCTAGGAAAATAAAATTTGCTTCCGGTATATGATTTTGTGCACGCTGTTTGTTTACTTCATGGCTCCTTGCTGCAAAATAGTTCATAGTTAAAAATCGtttgaggtgtgtttgttaAACGTGAGTCTCACTAAATGTTAAAGTCTCTTCACTACTTAGCTTGACCTCATCGGCTTCCGTGATATAGCGAACAAACCGCGGCTGTTGTGTGTTGAGTGATTTTAGCGCCTGATGATGATGGAGGAGCAGAGTCAGgagacagcaggaggaggacaCACTGTGAAGGATGAAGAGGTGGAGAGGGAGAACCTGACAGCTCCAGAtgcagaggagggggaggaggaggaggaggatgaggaggctCTTCCTCACTCAGAGATTCTGGATATTTTCGAGGAGGGACTTGCTCGCCTTGTGCAAGACCCTTTACTCTGTGATCTGCCAATTCAGGTGTTGTGTCCATCATATAGGCTACACTATATGTCTtcaaaggataggttcacaatatttacaagtctgtcttaaaagcAACAGTCAGGCTATTAAAAGAGTCCCTTAATTCATGCATCTAAAAAGTATATCTGAAGCttatgtgaggcttcagcaatggatatttacagtatttttagtatcaaattccctcttttgtgtttccctgttgagctggggtggaagtatagtatcaaaaagaaggactttggcactaaaaagactgtaatgttgaaagatatttacttgatttgacttatttggaagactgcagcttcatattagcttcagataaacttttaaatacatttttccaggggttgtggattttgtcccccatcacttacattgtaagtgtatcatgaagggatcttctaatgatcagtatgaataggaagaatgattacaggaagaaaaacctgtttcaatgttcatttgggcacctgactgttttttaagacagactttaaaaatggTGAAACTGTCCTTTAAACCTTGAATTAAAGCATATTTATTTCTGgtctgtagggctgcaactgatgattattttcattattaatctgCCAGTTCCCAGTAAATCGGTTAATtgtttcatctataaaatgtcaaaaaaaaaaaaaaaaaatcactttcttTGTCAGACTCTAAAACTCCCAAATATTCAGGTTATTATGACATAAAAAACTGAGAAGCCACaagtgaaaaatgacagaaaacaatgaattgtttattaaaatagttgattGTTTTTCAACAATCTACCAATCTAGAGCTGCTACTatcagtcgattaatcaattaattgattgacagaaaattaatcagcaactattttgataatcaaataataatttagtcatttttagGCCTGAAACTAACCATTAattcattattgttgtttagACTAAAAACTTTcacaaaattgtgaaaatgtcgatcactgtttcctaaagtgATGCAGACTAagatttcttgttttgtcccgaccaacagtccacaacccaaaggtATTCTGTTAAACTAGAAATTATTCACTTTTATTAAGCTGGAACCACAGACgtttagtattttttttctttaaaaaatgatcaattgattatcaaaatagttggcaattaattatctgtcgattgactaatcaattaatcgactcTGTTGCAGCTCAAGTcgttttttaagcaaaaagttgctggttttagcttctcaaatgtgacaatttgaggcttttctgtgtcagacatgacagtaaactgaatctctttggactttgaactgttggtcagacaaaacaagacctCACCATGACCTCTAAGAAAtgataacaggcatttttcacaattttctggcattttatagacaaaacactgaattgatacaataatcagcagattaatcgcTAATGAAAATGATCGTTCGTagactaatcaataaataatttcagTTGTACTGATCTGGAAAGTCTCACACTTGTTTACACCATGTTTGCACAGTTCACAGTGCATGTCAGagcaaaaacaaaccacaaagcCAAGTGAACTCTGCAGACCTCTGAGGTGGGACTTTGTTTATGTACAGATCTGGAAGGGCATCCAGCTTGCAAAAGCATTGAAAGTTGCTCATAAGGTTGAAAAGCTGAATCACCAAGActcttcctttttaaaaaaagatctttaTTGAAATTCAGAAACAAATAACAATTACATATAAAGTACATAAAGTGTGACCAGTGCCAAAGTGCAAAACATCCATAGAGTGCATATAGAGTCCAGTATGTTCCAGAGGAGGCGCTGAGATTTATCCAGACTTTTCCTCCTCCGCAGGTCAGCAAGTATCTGTTTGGTTGCAGTGTTGACTACAGTCTGTTGTATTATCATTACACATCTTGTTTtccacagttttaaacatacaatacatataatTATATACATCAGTTCTGTATGTTTGGATGACAGTTTATCTTCTATAATACAATACATGAGGTAGTGAGCACTATTAAACCAGCATCACTTGTGAAAATGTCTCTTTCTATGATAGATTTGTAATTGttagtctgttttaaaacaatagtcaagaGCCTGTATATGCATTGAAACAGTACAGAGGGAATTCTGTACTAAAAGGACAGAAACATTAGTAGATACCCACATGATTTGATTAATATACATTCATTTAAGATAAACTATTTTTGCACTTAGCAATGATTGTGCATTTTATTCCCCATCTCTTCCATTGGTGGCATgttaggaagggatcttttaatagccagtaaacaggctgttttcagtctccagaagTAGGAACAAATTCTTTTGTGAAAAGTTATTTATGAAGATCACTCATTAGAAGTAGTTTTATCCAATCTAATACTTCGTTTTATTTACAACCACATGACTGagcttcattttttatttatctcagAGTGTTTAGGGGGATGTgttttgaagagagagagagaggttttgTCACGATCAAAACTGATAGATTGATGAAGTCCTGTAAATGTTCCTGAAACCTGATCCTCTTCATCTGTAGGTGACTCTGGAGGAGGTCAATTCTCAGATTGCTTTGGAGTACGGCCAGGCGATGACCGTGAGGGTTTTAAAGGCAGATGGTGAAATAATGCGTAAGTGTtgacagatgttttgttttcacattctggAGAATCTCTGTATtgcttgtatttgtattgttattataaattattcattgttcttcttattttctattaacTGTTATTTGAAAAGCCATAGTCGTGGTGCAAAACGCTACGGTCCTCGATCTTAAGAAGGCCATCCGCAGATTCATGGAGCTGAAACAACAACGTGAAGGTGGAGTGAAACACATCAGCTGgtaaacacatcacacacacacataaatgtaacaaaatgaggatttaattttttttaaaaatgaccaaacatATCACTTATTACATCCTTTTCTTTTTAGGAGATATGTTTGGAGAACTTATAGTTTAGTATTTCAAGGGGAAAAGCTTGAAGATGACAAGATGAGGCTTAAAGAGTAAGTGAATAACAAACACTTCCTTTAACAGGCGTTATGTTCTCGTCAGCGTggtttgactcttttttttctcctctctatttctttgtgtattttttttgtatcttcAGCTACGGGATCAGGAACAGAGATGAAGTAACGTTCATGAAGAGACTCAGGAAAAAGTGAGATGTCACAGGAAACACTGTCATGTcaggaaaaacaacaggaacaaCAGCCACCTGCCTCTCCCATGTGGAAATATTCATGACAGTGTGACTTGTTCCCAGTTGATTATATGTTTCAGTATTCATGTAAAGATTAtaactttttcttgttttgcttttataatGAAGATGCTCCAGTTCAAGTCCTCTCACTGATCAATGTGCTGCTTCTAAAAGAGGCTATTTGTAAATAGTACATCTGGAATACTGGATGTTTACTCCCAGTGTGTGGTGGTTTTGTACAGTTTTCCcgcaaaaattaaaatatttttcggtattttcatgtgtttgtgttttacttgcATTTCAACAAGAGCAGTCTATGTCATTTTTCCTGAGAGGGCAGTCATCACACCCTGGTGATTTGAATATTTCCTGATAGAGGTGAACAATACTTGCCCTTGATGACAGAGTTCGAATGACAGTCATACAGGACACACTGGGAGCAGCTGAGCCAATTAGgtaataaatatcttttttctttaataagGTATAAAATAGACAAGGTGTTTGAGTAatatgttttcatctgtttttaaaattatgacCACTAGACTTGAGATTTGTATTTGGTACTATTGCTgttaaacagaaagaaaatcaaaccagAATTAGATTTTTAATCGTTGTTTTAATGAATTATATATCttaattgtttatttgaagTATAAGCAGTGTTTGGTATTTGTTACACaatgtttatttagttttatcaGGGgattaaatatgaatttaatcGAGGACAGTGAGAGAGGAACTTTTCTTGTTTGTCTAATGTAAATTTGCATTTATCGCTGACAGTTTGGTGATGTACAAAAGACTGATGACCACCGCTCACTGTTTTATTAAGTCTTCTGTTGTGTTTAATTAGACTGtaatttcataattttaaaGACAGCACAGCAGGCATCACAACAataagcctttttaaaaaaaaaaatataatccTTTTTTGCCTTCCATTTGTTCTTGAGTCCTGTCGCTGGTTCATATTTCAGACCGGAGGGAAATATGCAAAAAGTATCTGAAAACATATCTGCCCATTAAGCATTAAAAGGTTAGAAATCTGACATGATGAAGTCTGTTGGAGGGTTCTATAACCTATAAATCCACTGTACAGTATTTTGGCCATTTCAAGAGATTGATGTTAAATAGTCTGGTACTGATATTTTgaagtccccttccactcaaacatgttttgtttttcttacttcagctggatgtttgaccttcactgtgcagacgGATGTataatctgagtttaagacgtgTACGTACAATCATGattttgtaacatcacaacCAGTTAATCATTGTCCAATGTGCAACTTATGCAAGTGTAAGGTCTTATGCAAGTGTGTTTCTCAGCAGCCTGAGAAAAATGtgcatattcataaattctggatttttcaatgagcaAAATGTTATTCCAAGtagagtgtttttatatgtccCAAAACATGTGttgaggggatctttaagatatgatggaaGGACAGTTGTTCCCCCATAGATATATCAAAATATCTTTGGTTGTAACATCTACTCTTCTCACTACAAAACCTGGAGAGTCACCCGCCATTAAGCTACTTCCATTCCACAGTGTGCTACCTACACCTCTGCTCTAATTTACAGCACAGAGATATTTGCAAATCAAATAAGCATAAACATGCTGTATAGACAAAATTAATACATTATTGGTGCTTGGAACATGATCTTTCTTTTCAGCATCCACCATGACTTCTTCAGACAGTGAGATGAATAGGATTTCAACAGAAATGAAACATCTGTCCCTCAAGAGGCAACAACTTCTGGAAAGGAGAAAGATCCTGTGCATATTTCAGGAGTTGAGG
The genomic region above belongs to Thunnus albacares chromosome 17, fThuAlb1.1, whole genome shotgun sequence and contains:
- the polr3k gene encoding DNA-directed RNA polymerase III subunit RPC10; its protein translation is MLLFCPTCGNVLIVEEGQKCMRFACNTCPYVHNITRKVNNRKYPKLKEVDDVLGGAAAWENVDSTPETCPKCEHPRAYFMQIQTRSADEPMTTFYKCCNAQCGHRWRD
- the snrnp25 gene encoding U11/U12 small nuclear ribonucleoprotein 25 kDa protein, with the translated sequence MMMEEQSQETAGGGHTVKDEEVERENLTAPDAEEGEEEEEDEEALPHSEILDIFEEGLARLVQDPLLCDLPIQVTLEEVNSQIALEYGQAMTVRVLKADGEIMPIVVVQNATVLDLKKAIRRFMELKQQREGGVKHISWRYVWRTYSLVFQGEKLEDDKMRLKDYGIRNRDEVTFMKRLRKK